A genomic window from Streptomyces sp. HUAS YS2 includes:
- a CDS encoding serine/threonine-protein kinase, with product MSSRIQPLLPGDPRRIGAWRVIGRLGSGGMGAVFAVVDPAGLRLAVKVIHPAHAANDEFRARFRREVRLSRRVTGPCLVPVHDADTDGTTPWLAAPFVPGPTLVQYLDAHGPVQGAPLYALAAGTAAALAAVHGAGIVHRDIKPGNVILSPSGPKVLDFGISHALDGTSVTRTGVVTGSPGWISPEHYQTGVVGPEGDVFAWGALVAYAATGRLPFGSGAPDAVAFRIMSAEPDLSGLPGDLLPMVEQALAKQPGNRPTGAELARACSTLLAAQATAVTPASEQPTLAFDLASVPWDVSHEDDPAWRSAGSRRKRPGVVAAAAVAALVAGTIGGAVTVKASGMPGQAPTAAPSNSPRAVAPSAQPSAQEVRRPSTSPTPSAAAAPSSSAPAEEPEPSASVSLQPPPFAYLPTEVDCAPRKPAEVDGAWQIVAPGEVRAGDAVELSLRNKYGNFDPIQPEMDVLARVYVPD from the coding sequence GTGTCCAGCCGCATCCAGCCGCTGCTCCCTGGAGATCCGCGCCGAATAGGTGCCTGGCGTGTCATCGGCCGGCTCGGGAGTGGCGGTATGGGTGCCGTGTTCGCGGTTGTCGATCCCGCTGGGCTACGCCTGGCTGTCAAGGTCATCCACCCTGCGCATGCTGCGAACGATGAGTTCCGGGCACGCTTCCGACGCGAGGTCCGACTCTCCCGAAGGGTGACAGGGCCGTGCCTGGTCCCGGTCCACGATGCCGACACCGATGGAACTACTCCATGGCTGGCAGCCCCCTTCGTGCCCGGGCCGACGCTCGTCCAGTACCTCGATGCGCACGGCCCCGTGCAGGGCGCACCTCTGTACGCGCTCGCTGCCGGGACTGCGGCGGCACTCGCTGCGGTGCATGGAGCGGGGATCGTCCACCGCGACATCAAGCCCGGCAATGTCATCCTCTCTCCCTCCGGCCCCAAGGTTCTGGACTTCGGCATCTCCCACGCCCTGGACGGCACATCGGTGACGCGGACCGGGGTCGTCACCGGCAGTCCGGGCTGGATCAGTCCCGAGCACTACCAGACGGGCGTGGTGGGGCCTGAAGGAGACGTCTTCGCCTGGGGCGCACTCGTTGCTTATGCGGCCACAGGCCGCCTCCCGTTCGGCTCCGGCGCCCCCGATGCCGTGGCCTTCCGTATCATGTCCGCCGAGCCCGACCTTTCGGGTCTTCCCGGCGACCTTCTCCCTATGGTCGAGCAGGCTCTGGCCAAGCAGCCTGGAAACCGGCCTACAGGCGCTGAGCTCGCCCGCGCCTGCTCGACGCTGCTCGCCGCACAGGCCACCGCAGTCACACCCGCAAGCGAGCAACCAACACTGGCTTTCGACCTGGCGAGCGTCCCTTGGGACGTGTCGCACGAGGACGATCCCGCCTGGCGCTCCGCTGGCTCGCGGCGAAAGCGTCCTGGGGTTGTTGCGGCGGCCGCTGTGGCCGCCCTCGTCGCAGGAACCATCGGCGGAGCTGTCACTGTGAAAGCCTCCGGGATGCCCGGCCAGGCGCCGACAGCAGCGCCAAGCAATTCACCTCGCGCAGTCGCTCCATCGGCGCAGCCGTCCGCGCAGGAGGTTCGTCGCCCGAGTACCTCGCCCACTCCTTCGGCTGCTGCAGCCCCTTCCTCTTCTGCTCCGGCCGAGGAGCCGGAGCCGTCCGCTTCTGTCTCGCTGCAGCCGCCTCCGTTCGCCTACCTGCCGACCGAGGTGGACTGCGCTCCACGAAAGCCGGCTGAAGTCGACGGGGCCTGGCAAATTGTCGCCCCGGGGGAAGTTCGGGCTGGGGACGCGGTGGAACTCTCGCTGCGCAACAAGTACGGCAACTTCGACCCCATCCAGCCGGAGATGGACGTGCTGGCGCGCGTGTACGTGCCCGATTGA